GAGGAAGTTGAGAAGCGGTTACAAAGAGAGATTGGATTGCTTGGAAGAAGCAAAAGTCAATACATTGTTAAGCTAGGAAATCTTGCCCCAACTTCACTTTCATTTTCTGGCTTTAAATTTATCGCATACACTGAAGAATTATTAATCGGTGATGACTTGCATTCATTCATTCAAAAAGGAAAAGTTCCCGATGAGAAAGAACTACGACTACTTGCAACATGTATTATTGAGGCAATTAAGGATTTATGGTTCAATTTAAATACAGTACACAGGGATATAAAGCCACTTAATGTAATTAAGACAAATGATAGTCATAGACCATTTATAGTACTTGATTTAGGTTTAGCTTTTTCAATATATGAATCTGCGCTAACGATTGATCCGCATTTGAGATTTCCACCACCAGGTACAACAAGATACTTGGCCCCCGAAATGTTAAACCCAAATTTTCGCGATACCCTTGATTACCGGAGTGATTTATACGCAATGGGAATCACTTTATTCGAATACGCTGCGGGGATACATCCGTTGGCAAGAAATAGAGATGATTTATTACAAACATTAACAAGAATTATACGTGAGATTCCAAAACCGTTAGAAATATATCGTTCTGATTTATCTAAAGAATTTACGTCGGCGGTAAATCAGTTGTTAAAGAAAATGCCTGCCTTGAGGCCAGCAAATTTAACAACACTCAAAAAAATGATAGGAACTGAATTATGAAATTATTAGCACAACATGGATATGCAGAAGGGACAAAAATATATGAAGGACTGGAAAAAAACATAATAGATGGCGTAATCTTCAGCCCAAAGGATATTCGACCAGAGAATCTTATTCAAAAAATAGATGGATTACTTTCAACAAATATTTCAGCTGAGATATATTTCGATCCACAGGTTTATGCTGCTATTTTTACAAATGATTCAAGAATTAATTTGGGTAAACTTATAGATTACAATGATTATTTTTTGCCTATTAATAGAAATCGTCTTGAGATTGAAAAGCATGTTATCGAAGTTCTTAGGACGACTATAAAATATCAATTACAAACAAAAGTAACAGGTATCATTGGCCCCAATATTCTAATTTCACGCTCGCTTGATTCAAGAGAAGCAGCGATAGCCAGATCCTTTATAAGATTAACCAAGCAAGTTTATTCTGAATTCAATGACAAGAGACCTGTTTATGCAACAATCGCAGTATCAAAAGATGCTTTAGTTAATTTAAATGAGTTACAAGAATTTCTCAATGATATTACTTTCATAGAATATCCACCCGATGGTTTCTACATTTTGGTTGCAACAAAAAGCAATGACATGAAATATGAAATATTCAATACAGATGTTATTGCAGGATGGATGCTTATCAATTACAGTTTCAAAATAAATGGATTTAAAGTGATAAATGGATATTCTGATTTGTTGTCTCCATTTTTAGGTGCTGTCGGTGGTGATGTAGGAGCAACTGGTTGGTGGTCGAATCTTAGAACATTTTCAATGGAACGTTTCTTACCTTCGTCTTCAGGCGGAAGAATGCCAATATTAAGGTATCTTAGTGTTGCACTTTTCAATAGAATTACCATTTTTGAGTATCAGTCGTGGCGGAGGTTGTTTTCTGAGATTGTGAATGGACTTTCCTACGATGAAACTTTTAATGATCCAAATATAGAGCCAGAGCGTTCAAAAGAAGTTTTACAAAATTGGGAAGCCTTAAAGAAAATGACACAAAATATTGTTAAAGAAGATGTTGTTTTGGGGTTAAAACAATGCGAAGTTTCTCTTGATGTTGCACAACAATTATACGATAAAATCCGTAGTGTTGGTCTAAGACCAGAAACCAAATCAAACGATGATCACTTAGAATCACTTAAAGAAGGAATTAGAGAATTTAGAAAACTAGCTGAGTTATAATTGGGCGGTAAGAAAAGATAAAGTTTTCCTCTTTGCTTGTATATTTAGTGGACGAGAGTAATGTGGGGTATAAATTTTTTGAATTTCCTTTGTTCTTTTATTGAAAGACCATAAGCCGACATGCAACGATTTAAAGGTTCCGGAAAAATATTTTGCTCTTGAAATATTATTGTCTGGTAATACAACGATTACCCTATTTGCGAAATAACGATAGCGCATTGCCTGTGATAAAGCTTTTTGCCAATCATTAATTTTCATTTCAAACGCGGTGACAAATTTACGTGTTCGAATTTCATCCCTATCATTCCATTTACTCTGGGTTATTTTTAAATAAATTAAATCAGCTATACCATAACCGTTTAATGAAAACTCTTTTGCAACGAGTCCATTTTGATTTGTATAAAGATTGAGAAATGCTTTAAGGAACGCGTTGACGAATAATGATTCTGTTTTTTTTCTAGAAACCTTTAAAGGTAAATTTTTCCTAGGATTATATTGAAGAGTTTTGTTAAGTACAACGATTTGATTTATTTCATTATTTTTTATCATTGAAGGGATTTTTTGTGTGTGTACTTTACAAAGTTGTTTTAGTAAATATCTACAAAAATTGAAAGGGAAGCAAATAGTAGATGATTTTTATAGAGAAATATAAATCACTCCGTTATTCACCACTCCCCAAGCCTTCCCTTTCAATTTGTACCCATCAAACGGTGAGTTTTTTGATTTCGATTTGAAGTTCGCTGTCTTAACAGTCCATTCATAATTCGGGTTGAGGATAGTGATGTTTGTCTTTTCACCTTCCGCAATTTTGATTGAAGGAAGCCGGAGAATCTTCCTCGGGTTGATGGAAAACTTTTCGATGAGTTGTTCTACAGATAATATTCCCGTGTGCACAAGTTC
The genomic region above belongs to Ignavibacteriota bacterium and contains:
- a CDS encoding protein kinase translates to MIPYVPNVEQLLEKLPQFTKLHSHKKGGFKIFYPAERNDGTMEALKLAYVPAFDDIDEKVRFDLTEEVEKRLQREIGLLGRSKSQYIVKLGNLAPTSLSFSGFKFIAYTEELLIGDDLHSFIQKGKVPDEKELRLLATCIIEAIKDLWFNLNTVHRDIKPLNVIKTNDSHRPFIVLDLGLAFSIYESALTIDPHLRFPPPGTTRYLAPEMLNPNFRDTLDYRSDLYAMGITLFEYAAGIHPLARNRDDLLQTLTRIIREIPKPLEIYRSDLSKEFTSAVNQLLKKMPALRPANLTTLKKMIGTEL